The Pelmatolapia mariae isolate MD_Pm_ZW linkage group LG2, Pm_UMD_F_2, whole genome shotgun sequence sequence ttaatCAAATGACTTAACCCTGTCAAGGCTCATCCATGAAATCATTTTcagaaaattttatttttttgaaactgGAGTGTTTGTTGGACCTTCTgacaaattatattaaaaaagaaattacatttcAGGTTACATATATGAGGTTTTGGTCAATATTGTACTTTTGTAGCCTTAAAAGTCTATACGATACATGGTATTACTGGATTAAATTCAGTATTTTGGccataaatatttgttttcaggcttttattgcatttttgcTGTATCAGCAAAGAAAATCATCTTCCTAAAAGTGTCTCTTCTGATGTTTCTCTGCTTTGGACAGGCTACTGATGGAGATGAGCCCAATACTCCAAACAGCCAAATTGTGTATGGTATCGTGTCAAGCACATACAGTAAGAACTTCACTATAGACCCTGAAACCGGTGTTTTGACAAACAGCGTTGAACTGGATCGTGAGGCCGTGGATCCAGTGCTGGAAGGGGAGATTAAACTTGTAGTGACTGCTACAGACCAGGGTGAACCCCCGCTATCCACCAGTGTCACAGTTACCATCAATGTACAGGTAGGTATTTTAGCAAGTTGACAGTACCAAGTTACAAGAGACGGTGTAAATGCTGGTACAGCTGATGACTGCCAGTGTTTCTTCTTTATGATCCATTTCAGGACATCAATGATAATGTGCCAACAATTTTTGCCCCATCTTACAAATTCTCTGttaaagaaggagaaaaaggcAAGTATTTCACACCGCAAAATGTTTTAAGTGTTTACAACTGCATGTCAGGGTTTTAAGTCATATTTATCATTCATTCAGGTGCATTTGTTGGCTCTGTTGAAGCTGAGGATTTGGACCAAACAGCAGAGTTTAATCGCATTTCTTTCAGCATTGTTGATGGGAGCTTTGGGAACTTCATCATTCGAACCTCCGCTGCCACAAGAGGTTTCATGGGAAACATCACTGTGGACCCAGACATTGAGCTGGACTATGAGAAAGGCCCCAAAACGTTTAGTATGAGGGTAGACGCAGCAGATCTGGAGCAGAAGAAAGCTACAGTGACGGTGGACGTAGATGTGCTTGACGTAAATGACGAGAGACCTGAGTTCACGCCAATAGCATCTATGACAGTGAAGGAGAACACCACAGTAGTGGAAGCTGTTGGGAGTTTTAAAGCGGAAGATAAAGACGGGAACCATTCTCTGGTCTTTGAGCTGGAATCCGTCAAATGCAGATGCAACGACAGCCTGTATCCCTGCGACTGGTTTGTCCTGGATCCAAATGGAGAGGTCAGGGTCAACCCTAAGGTCACGGTGGATTATGAACAATGCGACCAGGCGATTGTAGAGGCTCAGGTGGTGGACATTTACACAGAGAAGGGATATAACAACAGTGCAACGACAGGTCAGTAATCGGTTGTTTACTGATAATAAGAgtaagacattaaaacaaacagcttACATAAAAACTGGTTCACTGTCATTTCTCTTCAGGCCTAATGGTGATCAACATTGAAGACATCAATGACAATGCTCCAGAATTCATTTTCTCAGACAGTCAGGTGTTTGGTGAGTCCTTCTCTCAGAATAACCACTCGTCTGCAGTACTTACCAACAGGGCCACGTGCTTTCACATATCGCCctaaatttttaaaacattatatGAATCCAACgctgatttttcttcttcttttatagTTGTGGTGTCAGAAAGTGCAAGCAAAGGGACATCAGTTGCGGGGGTTACCGTAAGTACGactgaaaagcaaaaacacCTGACCTCATTTCGGCATGTTAACGATGCATGAAGCATGATGCTCTACTTCATGTCTCTCATAGGCTACAGATCGTGACAGTGGCATAAACAGTCAGATCGAGTTTAAAGTGACAGACGTCAAATTCCAAAACACCAACAATCAAATAAGTGACAAGGGGGCACTGTTTGAGGCTGTAACCACACAGCAAAATGACCGCTATGTTGGGATTATTCAGTGAGTACAAAGTCCTCTCCTGCAGTCACAACTCGTTCTGCTCTGGTAATGTGTTTTCCTCACAAGCGTCGGTGTTTACACTTGCACTCATATATTTAGATTATATTTTAGCAGGGATTATAGGAGCCCatgcacatgttgttttttccaAAATTATATTGTCATGGGTGTATTTTTATGGTTCTTATGGGTGTGCTTCCCTTCAACTATCCACAGATCTACACAGACACTTGATTTGACACTGAAGGGGAAGTATTTGGTAACAGTCTCTGCGACTGATCCCGGCGGCCTGTCCTCTAGCACCGTGCTGGATGTAAGTGACGTGGGATTTGCTTACCCTGTGTTGTATATTGCAAACAGGCTATAAAACTTGCAGCACACACTAAtgtttccattcttttcatAACTGCAGATTTTCACAGTCGATGAATCCTACAAAGTCGAACTCAGGTTTGCAAATAATCAGATTGAGGTTGAAAAAAAGCTCACTGAGATCAGGAGGTAATGTCTGAATCATTAGTAAAGACTATATCTGATCTAATCTGCTAATTTTCATTCAGTCACCACTTAAATCTACCCATTTTCTTCCCCCCGTCATCTTCTGGGACTCTTCTAGAGCACTTATGACTGCCACTAAGGCTGCCGTTGAAATTGTTGCTCTTAGGCCTTACAGTGAGACATCCAGGTAAGTTCCCTTTCACATCTCCTTGCTTGCTCCTatgctttgtttttcctcactAGGTGGTGCAATTGCACATGTAGACAAAATGACAATGGCAGCAACTCCAAGTTTTAGGTTTTAAACAGCTGAAATGTGTTGATTtaatttgtgtgtatgtgtgtgttttttaatggtTCTCTCAGGGCTACAGACAAAACCATTGTGGTAGCTTATTTTGTCTATGCCAATGGAACGGCCCTTACCTCTGTTCAAGTGGAAATAATGCTCTCTGATCCGGAACACTTTCCTAAGCTGATAGAGCTTGGACTAGATAACATTGTAAgtatggttttattttttaaacacgGCAAAAAACTCACTATTTTTCTGCCTCTTCTTTATATCTTCTTGGTCATTTcgtcatcatttttttttattcttcttttttgatAAATTGCTGGTGGCAGTCTAATAAAAAGTATTTCAGAGTCAGCACAGGGGTAGGGGACAGTTCACTGATTCTTTTCACCAAGTTCAATGTGTGCTCCAACAAGCACTCTGGCTCCACCAGCAGGCTAAATTCAGAATTGTTTCATGCGTATCACTTTTAACAAACATGCCTAATTTTCAATAATTTaggattttatatttattaaatgttaaaaggCATATGATTTCCCATAAAGGTGGATCATGTGATCTTCAGAAACAGCCGTAACTACGTTGAGATTAATGACTCAGTGTATGGTGCATTTGAATGATATTGGCTATATGGAAAAATTACTTATATTAAATTACTTTAATATAAATTTtgaaatccccccccccccctaaaaaaaagtaactgattTTCTTTACATGTACATTTTTTCATGTAATTTTATTACGTAAGTACAATGTAAAATGCTACATTTAATGGAATGTTGTCAAATgaagtcacatttttttaattatttgaataaataaacctttttaTAAATTGTATATATTACAGTTGTATTTTACTCAAAATTATTGCTTTGTGTATATTGAGGGTGAATAAACATTTTTGAGCGTAGGTttagaaaaataaagtaaaatttattttacagggataaagacatttaaaatgtgGTTTAAGGAGACACCAGTAGCAATCCCTTTGGTTCATTTTACAAAACAATTAACTCCAGATTAGTAAGAGGTCTGATAAGTCTGATCAGTATTAAAGGACATGTAAAAAGTGTGAAGCTAGTGTAAATATAAGTGAATGAAAACTTTAAGATCTACATATGAAACTCGAAACCTGAAACCTCTGTTTTTAGGGAACTGCTCCTGAGGAAGAAAAAACGGTGGACACAGTAAAATATGTCCTGCTGGGGATTGTGGCAGGCCTTGTCATTGTGCTTCTTGTCCTCACCACTTCACTCCTCTGTACTCGCAGAAAGTAAGAAAACGTGATACCTACTATTTCAAACATCTACGACCAGCAGGGAGTCTGTGTACTAACCACTCATCATTCCACCATACAGCTACAGAAGGAAGCTTAAGGCCGCTAAAGCTGCAGAATCTGCATCCAgtatgaattatgacaaccagAAAAATGGTCTTATGCTACCTGGAACCAACAAGTACACTATGGAAGGGTGAGGACACAAAATCTTTATTCAGATAAATGAAATAGGCAATGGTATGAAACCTAATGTATAAGTTTGCCTTCTAACATGTGTCACTTCTCTCTGATAGTGCTAATCCTGTGCTCAACCTCAACATCGACACAACCATCGAGTTAGAAGAGAGCAGCTCTGATGATGACAAACAcaggtaaaacaaaaacaacaaggaaACAAAGAACCCTGTCTGTAAATCGGTCCACTGCCTACAGAGAGCAGTTACTGGCTTGATCAACACAGTTTGATAAGGTGGCTCACGGTGAAACGCAGCTGCGCTCACGACTCTGTAGCTGTGCTGGTTAATAAACTGGGACGATTTCCAGGTGAACATTTTGCCACAGAGTGCCCACTACAGGATGTTGTGACAGAGCTGGCTTTGTGCTTCCAGCAATGCCATgtgattgttgtttttaaatcaaaaaccttgaaatgatcatttgtttccctctttctctttgtttttccaccAAAGCCATCTAAGCTTCAACTCCGACGACTCGAAATCTGACTCGGAAAGTGCTCGACATCAGAAAGAGGATCCACCAGTGTACATTGAGCCTTTGTATGAAGCACTGGACCTGGCTGACCAAAACAAAAGCACTGACAACCCCCTCGTGGGGTACAGCAACCCTGTATTTGACACCACAGATTTGTAATGTAAATAGTGAAGGCCAGATGCCTCAGCTAGGCAAATGTAGCTTCTTTGTAATCAGGCTTACCAAATCAAACTTATTATATCGTTCTTGATGAAGACTTCATCTTCAAATAGCCTTCTCTGTATTACAGATTTAACTTTGAAGCCTAAACACCCTTTACAAGCATAAAACTGAACCAAAAGGGGGATCCTATTTTGTGAAAAAGATCTAATTGTATAAAAGTGTAATGTCTTATTCTTATCCAGTCAGAGAGCTGAAGTATGCGAATTGCTTGTTTGCTGTAGCCTCATAGTTTGTACATAGGTATGAAAGTGAAATCAATATCGATGGCCTAAAAATATCAAACTCTTCCTTTATCTTTCTGTAGAGACGTTTTCAATCCAtgcagtataaaaaaaatgaatagcaGCAGTGGTTAAACACACAAACGTCTTGCTTGATGCACATGTGAATcactttatttttgttaatataATAAGCAGTGGTTTAAAAAGGGTTTGAATTGCTTTTGAAAGAAACTGTTTCTTAAAGTTATGCCAACACAGAAAtcaagaaaaacataaatttcAAAAAAGGTTTCAAAATGTCAATGTATGAATGAAATCCTTATTTATAACTGTGTGTCTGCcaaaatctctctctcttttccctgtttcatttgt is a genomic window containing:
- the cdhr2 gene encoding cadherin-related family member 2 isoform X1, giving the protein MLIIYIYCCETTITKRNKSQRSHPEISKGEALCECWLPTKIRTRAAYYPALSSMEGIAGSILLLCLISLTNANSSPEITEFVYNVCEDTPFGERAFTISASDPDNDPLTYTISGTDAPNFRVDASTGVVSVARRLDREASVLLTLGVTVSDVENSRSGDLSIILDDANDNAPFFNRPSYDTSVPENTPVGTTLFQASASDADTGTAGIVTYAIDEVIPNDGISLFSIVRETGEVKLSKPLNYTSLSTYYRLKINASDGGGRCYFPDTVYLSSIVYSFISVEDVPDLDPEFIGGPYVGSVRENSPVDTSVLKVTAVDPDIGVNDAISYSIEESSEAGLFKISSSDGVISVQSEIDREVIGDTVTLTVKATESKENIHGVRASVTTTVQINILDDNDNKPEFYKCGDSGEDCVTATEFTGEILEHSLGFINIGMTVKDPDKISNTQLILDGEDKAVFSVEPQFTTVDSIVQIMIRQPENLDFEKKQQMTLQVTAVDQDKPTFSSTAQVTINIKDANDNSPTFKEDTYKLNVSEHSPIGTELAIITADDPDTMDQDNLTYKLFPDSILPYFDVELHTGRVYVKSQELLDRELRSLYTATLQARDTDGKPGSTVLEITLTDINDKSPVMNRDSYVAFIREGQELEVKIEATDGDEPNTPNSQIVYGIVSSTYSKNFTIDPETGVLTNSVELDREAVDPVLEGEIKLVVTATDQGEPPLSTSVTVTINVQDINDNVPTIFAPSYKFSVKEGEKGAFVGSVEAEDLDQTAEFNRISFSIVDGSFGNFIIRTSAATRGFMGNITVDPDIELDYEKGPKTFSMRVDAADLEQKKATVTVDVDVLDVNDERPEFTPIASMTVKENTTVVEAVGSFKAEDKDGNHSLVFELESVKCRCNDSLYPCDWFVLDPNGEVRVNPKVTVDYEQCDQAIVEAQVVDIYTEKGYNNSATTGLMVINIEDINDNAPEFIFSDSQVFVVVSESASKGTSVAGVTATDRDSGINSQIEFKVTDVKFQNTNNQISDKGALFEAVTTQQNDRYVGIIQSTQTLDLTLKGKYLVTVSATDPGGLSSSTVLDIFTVDESYKVELRFANNQIEVEKKLTEIRRALMTATKAAVEIVALRPYSETSRATDKTIVVAYFVYANGTALTSVQVEIMLSDPEHFPKLIELGLDNIGTAPEEEKTVDTVKYVLLGIVAGLVIVLLVLTTSLLCTRRNYRRKLKAAKAAESASSMNYDNQKNGLMLPGTNKYTMEGANPVLNLNIDTTIELEESSSDDDKHSHLSFNSDDSKSDSESARHQKEDPPVYIEPLYEALDLADQNKSTDNPLVGYSNPVFDTTDL
- the cdhr2 gene encoding cadherin-related family member 2 isoform X3, encoding MEGIAGSILLLCLISLTNANSSPEITEFVYNVCEDTPFGERAFTISASDPDNDPLTYTISGTDAPNFRVDASTGVVSVARRLDREASVLLTLGVTVSDVENSRSGDLSIILDDANDNAPFFNRPSYDTSVPENTPVGTTLFQASASDADTGTAGIVTYAIDEVIPNDGISLFSIVRETGEVKLSKPLNYTSLSTYYRLKINASDGGGRCYFPDTVYLSSIVYSFISVEDVPDLDPEFIGGPYVGSVRENSPVDTSVLKVTAVDPDIGVNDAISYSIEESSEAGLFKISSSDGVISVQSEIDREVIGDTVTLTVKATESKENIHGVRASVTTTVQINILDDNDNKPEFYKCGDSGEDCVTATEFTGEILEHSLGFINIGMTVKDPDKISNTQLILDGEDKAVFSVEPQFTTVDSIVQIMIRQPENLDFEKKQQMTLQVTAVDQDKPTFSSTAQVTINIKDANDNSPTFKEDTYKLNVSEHSPIGTELAIITADDPDTMDQDNLTYKLFPDSILPYFDVELHTGRVYVKSQELLDRELRSLYTATLQARDTDGKPGSTVLEITLTDINDKSPVMNRDSYVAFIREGQELEVKIEATDGDEPNTPNSQIVYGIVSSTYSKNFTIDPETGVLTNSVELDREAVDPVLEGEIKLVVTATDQGEPPLSTSVTVTINVQDINDNVPTIFAPSYKFSVKEGEKGAFVGSVEAEDLDQTAEFNRISFSIVDGSFGNFIIRTSAATRGFMGNITVDPDIELDYEKGPKTFSMRVDAADLEQKKATVTVDVDVLDVNDERPEFTPIASMTVKENTTVVEAVGSFKAEDKDGNHSLVFELESVKCRCNDSLYPCDWFVLDPNGEVRVNPKVTVDYEQCDQAIVEAQVVDIYTEKGYNNSATTGLMVINIEDINDNAPEFIFSDSQVFVVVSESASKGTSVAGVTATDRDSGINSQIEFKVTDVKFQNTNNQISDKGALFEAVTTQQNDRYVGIIQSTQTLDLTLKGKYLVTVSATDPGGLSSSTVLDIFTVDESYKVELRFANNQIEVEKKLTEIRRALMTATKAAVEIVALRPYSETSRATDKTIVVAYFVYANGTALTSVQVEIMLSDPEHFPKLIELGLDNIGTAPEEEKTVDTVKYVLLGIVAGLVIVLLVLTTSLLCTRRNYRRKLKAAKAAESASSMNYDNQKNGLMLPGTNKYTMEGANPVLNLNIDTTIELEESSSDDDKHSHLSFNSDDSKSDSESARHQKEDPPVYIEPLYEALDLADQNKSTDNPLVGYSNPVFDTTDL
- the cdhr2 gene encoding cadherin-related family member 2 isoform X2; the encoded protein is MLAGMEGIAGSILLLCLISLTNANSSPEITEFVYNVCEDTPFGERAFTISASDPDNDPLTYTISGTDAPNFRVDASTGVVSVARRLDREASVLLTLGVTVSDVENSRSGDLSIILDDANDNAPFFNRPSYDTSVPENTPVGTTLFQASASDADTGTAGIVTYAIDEVIPNDGISLFSIVRETGEVKLSKPLNYTSLSTYYRLKINASDGGGRCYFPDTVYLSSIVYSFISVEDVPDLDPEFIGGPYVGSVRENSPVDTSVLKVTAVDPDIGVNDAISYSIEESSEAGLFKISSSDGVISVQSEIDREVIGDTVTLTVKATESKENIHGVRASVTTTVQINILDDNDNKPEFYKCGDSGEDCVTATEFTGEILEHSLGFINIGMTVKDPDKISNTQLILDGEDKAVFSVEPQFTTVDSIVQIMIRQPENLDFEKKQQMTLQVTAVDQDKPTFSSTAQVTINIKDANDNSPTFKEDTYKLNVSEHSPIGTELAIITADDPDTMDQDNLTYKLFPDSILPYFDVELHTGRVYVKSQELLDRELRSLYTATLQARDTDGKPGSTVLEITLTDINDKSPVMNRDSYVAFIREGQELEVKIEATDGDEPNTPNSQIVYGIVSSTYSKNFTIDPETGVLTNSVELDREAVDPVLEGEIKLVVTATDQGEPPLSTSVTVTINVQDINDNVPTIFAPSYKFSVKEGEKGAFVGSVEAEDLDQTAEFNRISFSIVDGSFGNFIIRTSAATRGFMGNITVDPDIELDYEKGPKTFSMRVDAADLEQKKATVTVDVDVLDVNDERPEFTPIASMTVKENTTVVEAVGSFKAEDKDGNHSLVFELESVKCRCNDSLYPCDWFVLDPNGEVRVNPKVTVDYEQCDQAIVEAQVVDIYTEKGYNNSATTGLMVINIEDINDNAPEFIFSDSQVFVVVSESASKGTSVAGVTATDRDSGINSQIEFKVTDVKFQNTNNQISDKGALFEAVTTQQNDRYVGIIQSTQTLDLTLKGKYLVTVSATDPGGLSSSTVLDIFTVDESYKVELRFANNQIEVEKKLTEIRRALMTATKAAVEIVALRPYSETSRATDKTIVVAYFVYANGTALTSVQVEIMLSDPEHFPKLIELGLDNIGTAPEEEKTVDTVKYVLLGIVAGLVIVLLVLTTSLLCTRRNYRRKLKAAKAAESASSMNYDNQKNGLMLPGTNKYTMEGANPVLNLNIDTTIELEESSSDDDKHSHLSFNSDDSKSDSESARHQKEDPPVYIEPLYEALDLADQNKSTDNPLVGYSNPVFDTTDL
- the cdhr2 gene encoding cadherin-related family member 2 isoform X4, with the translated sequence MLAANSSPEITEFVYNVCEDTPFGERAFTISASDPDNDPLTYTISGTDAPNFRVDASTGVVSVARRLDREASVLLTLGVTVSDVENSRSGDLSIILDDANDNAPFFNRPSYDTSVPENTPVGTTLFQASASDADTGTAGIVTYAIDEVIPNDGISLFSIVRETGEVKLSKPLNYTSLSTYYRLKINASDGGGRCYFPDTVYLSSIVYSFISVEDVPDLDPEFIGGPYVGSVRENSPVDTSVLKVTAVDPDIGVNDAISYSIEESSEAGLFKISSSDGVISVQSEIDREVIGDTVTLTVKATESKENIHGVRASVTTTVQINILDDNDNKPEFYKCGDSGEDCVTATEFTGEILEHSLGFINIGMTVKDPDKISNTQLILDGEDKAVFSVEPQFTTVDSIVQIMIRQPENLDFEKKQQMTLQVTAVDQDKPTFSSTAQVTINIKDANDNSPTFKEDTYKLNVSEHSPIGTELAIITADDPDTMDQDNLTYKLFPDSILPYFDVELHTGRVYVKSQELLDRELRSLYTATLQARDTDGKPGSTVLEITLTDINDKSPVMNRDSYVAFIREGQELEVKIEATDGDEPNTPNSQIVYGIVSSTYSKNFTIDPETGVLTNSVELDREAVDPVLEGEIKLVVTATDQGEPPLSTSVTVTINVQDINDNVPTIFAPSYKFSVKEGEKGAFVGSVEAEDLDQTAEFNRISFSIVDGSFGNFIIRTSAATRGFMGNITVDPDIELDYEKGPKTFSMRVDAADLEQKKATVTVDVDVLDVNDERPEFTPIASMTVKENTTVVEAVGSFKAEDKDGNHSLVFELESVKCRCNDSLYPCDWFVLDPNGEVRVNPKVTVDYEQCDQAIVEAQVVDIYTEKGYNNSATTGLMVINIEDINDNAPEFIFSDSQVFVVVSESASKGTSVAGVTATDRDSGINSQIEFKVTDVKFQNTNNQISDKGALFEAVTTQQNDRYVGIIQSTQTLDLTLKGKYLVTVSATDPGGLSSSTVLDIFTVDESYKVELRFANNQIEVEKKLTEIRRALMTATKAAVEIVALRPYSETSRATDKTIVVAYFVYANGTALTSVQVEIMLSDPEHFPKLIELGLDNIGTAPEEEKTVDTVKYVLLGIVAGLVIVLLVLTTSLLCTRRNYRRKLKAAKAAESASSMNYDNQKNGLMLPGTNKYTMEGANPVLNLNIDTTIELEESSSDDDKHSHLSFNSDDSKSDSESARHQKEDPPVYIEPLYEALDLADQNKSTDNPLVGYSNPVFDTTDL